From Haemorhous mexicanus isolate bHaeMex1 chromosome 1, bHaeMex1.pri, whole genome shotgun sequence, one genomic window encodes:
- the SRI gene encoding sorcin yields the protein MAYPGQPAPGGFYQGGYGGAPGGPAFPGQAQDPLYGYFAAVGGQDGQIDADELQRCLTQSGIAGAYKPFNLETCRLMISMLDRDMSGTLGFNEFKELWAVVNGWKQHFVSFDSDGSGTVDRQELEKALMTMGFRLSPQAVTAITKRYSTQGKIAFDDYIACCVKLRALTECFRRRDATQQGFVNFHYDDFIQCVMSI from the exons ATGGCGTATCCCGGACAGCCGGCACCCGGCGGGTTCTACCAGGGCGGg tatggaggagctccaggaggacCAGCATTCCCTGGACAAGCTCAGGATCCTTTGTATGGTTATTTTGCTGCAGTAGGAGGGCAG GATGGACAAATAGATGCTGATGAGCTACAGAGATGTCTCACCCAGTCAGGGATTGCAGGAGCATATAAAC CTTTCAACTTAGAGACTTGCAGACTTATGATCTCAATGCTGGAT AGGGATATGTCTGGCACGCTGGGATTTAATGAGTTTAAAGAGCTCTGGGCAGTGGTCAATGGCTGGAAGCAACACTTTGTAAGTTTTGACAGTGATGGAAGTGGCACAGTGGATCGTCAGGAACTTGAGAAAGCCTTGATGACTATGG gATTTAGACTGAGCCCACAGGCTGTGACTGCAATCACAAAGCGATACAGCACTCAAGGAAAGATTGCATTTGATGATTACATTGCCTGCTGTGTGAAACTCCGGGCTCTCACTG AATGCTTTAGAAGAAGGGATGCAACTCAGCAGGGTTTTGTGAACTTCCACTATGATGAT